From the Cryptomeria japonica chromosome 2, Sugi_1.0, whole genome shotgun sequence genome, one window contains:
- the LOC131035396 gene encoding beta-xylosidase/alpha-L-arabinofuranosidase 1 — MDTLWVLLVIVGLVLNGGGVDNNVANSQAPPFPCNGGMNSFGFCNLRLSIEERVMDLVGRLNLDEKVSQLGNGAGAIPRLGIPAYQWWSEALHGVSDVGPGTRFQPTVPSATSFPTVILSAASFNVSLWEAIGQAVSTEARAMYNVGLAGLTYWSPNVNVFRDPRWGRGHETPGEDPFLTSAYASSYVKGLQQADPSDPNRLKVAACCKHYTAYDLDNWNGIQRYTFDAVVSQQDLADTYNPPFKSCVLDGNVASVMCSYNKINGVPSCADPNLLKGTVRGQWNLNGYIVSDCDSVDVLYNAQHYTATPEDAVADVLKAGLDLDCGRFLGQYTKSAVMAGKVNESYIDQALMNNFRTLMRLGWFDGNPAKQQFGNLGPSDVCTDEHRELATEAARQGIVLLKNDKGTLPFAADKISSLAVVGPNAGATEAMIGNYAGVPCRYTSPLEGLAEYVPTFYASGCPNVLCAKSDLVEEAVQQARRADATVLVIGGDLSLEAEGLDRQSLLLPGYQEELVSQVAKASKGPVVLVIMSGGPFDITFAKHDENIKGILWVGYPGEAGGTAIADVLFGKHNPSGKLPVTWYPQEFVDKVPMTNMNMRPDPSTGYPGRTHRFYTGETIYDFGEGLSYIQFNATLVKGPKLVTVPIMNNAKHACTAASCDTIPVRHTTCEDLSMDIHVDVQNAGSKDGSHVVFLFSTPPSKHQNDGAPKRQLVGFEKVHVNAGGKERVVFNVDVCKGLSIVDKAGNSHLPLGSHLLHIGNSQHFVSLQVET, encoded by the exons ATGGACACTTTGTGGGTTCTGTTAGTTATCGTGGGGCTGGTTCTGAACGGAGGAGGAGTTGATAACAATGTTGCTAATTCGCAGGCCCCTCCGTTTCCATGCAATGGGGGAATGAACTCTTTTGGTTTCTGTAACTTGCGATTGAGTATAGAAGAGAGAGTGATGGACCTTGTTGGGCGTCTGAACTTGGACGAGAAAGTGTCACAGCTGGGGAACGGAGCAGGTGCCATTCCCAGGCTTGGCATTCCGGCCTACCAGTGGTGGTCCGAAGCATTGCATGGAGTCTCCGATGTAGGCCCAGGCACTCGTTTTCAGCCTACCGTTCCCTCTGCCACCAGTTTCCCCACTGTCATTCTTTCTGCCGCTTCCTTCAATGTTTCCCTCTGGGAAGCCATTGGCCAG GCTGTATCAACGGAAGCACGCGCCATGTATAATGTTGGACTAGCCGGTCTGACCTACTGGAGCCCTAATGTGAACGTATTTCGTGACCCCAGATGGGGAAGAGGCCATGAGACCCCTGGCGAAGACCCTTTCTTAACCAGTGCTTACGCTTCGAGCTATGTAAAAGGGTTGCAGCAAGCCGACCCTTCGGACCCCAACAGACTTAAGGTGGCTGCTTGCTGTAAGCATTACACTGCCTATGACTTGGACAACTGGAATGGCATCCAACGCTACACCTTCGACGCCGTTGTCTCTCAACAAGATCTGGCTGATACATACAATCCTCCATTCAAAAGTTGCGTCTTGGATGGCAATGTTGCCAGTGTGATGTGCTCTTACAACAAAATCAATGGCGTCCCCTCCTGCGCAGATCCAAATCTGCTCAAAGGCACTGTCAGAGGCCAATGGAATTTAAATGG GTACATAGTGTCCGACTGTGATTCGGTTGATGTGTTATACAATGCACAACACTACACAGCCACTCCTGAGGATGCAGTCGCCGACGTTCTAAAAGCTG GGTTGGATCTGGACTGTGGAAGATTCCTCGGGCAGTACACAAAATCAGCTGTGATGGCAGGAAAGGTGAACGAGTCTTACATTGATCAAGCTCTGATGAACAACTTCAGAACGTTGATGAGGCTTGGCTGGTTTGATGGGAATCCCGCCAAACAGCAATTTGGCAACCTGGGACCAAGCGATGTTTGTACAGACGAGCATCGAGAATTGGCTACGGAGGCTGCCAGACAAGGGATAGTGCTGCTCAAGAATGATAAGGGCACTTTGCCTTTCGCTGCAGATAAAATCTCTTCTTTAGCTGTCGTTGGGCCCAATGCAGGTGCCACTGAAGCCATGATTGGCAACTATGCAG GAGTTCCTTGTAGATACACATCGCCTCTTGAAGGGCTTGCAGAATATGTTCCAACCTTTTACGCCTCAGGTTGTCCAAATGTGTTGTGTGCTAAAAGTGATTTAGTCGAGGAAGCAGTTCAACAAGCAAGACGTGCAGATGCAACAGTGTTAGTAATAGGAGGGGACCTGTCATTAGAGGCCGAGGGACTTGACAGACAAAGTTTGTTGCTGCCTGGATACCAAGAGGAGCTAGTGTCCCAAGTTGCCAAAGCATCAAAGGGACCTGTAGTGCTCGTCATCATGTCAGGGGGACCTTTTGATATAACCTTTGCAAAGCACGATGAAAATATCAAGGGCATTCTCTGGGTAGGCTATCCAGGAGAGGCTGGAGGCACAGCCATTGCTGATGTACTTTTTGGGAAACACAATCCAA GTGGGAAACTGCCAGTGACATGGTATCCTCAAGAATTTGTTGACAAGGTCCCCATGACTAACATGAACATGAGGCCAGATCCATCCACTGGATATCCTGGAAGAACTCACAGATTCTACACTGGAGAAACTATTTACGATTTTGGCGAAGGTCTAAGTTACATACAATTCAATGCCACTTTGGTTAAGGGACCTAAGCTAGTGACTGTTCCAATCATGAATAATGCCAAGCATGCATGTACTGCTGCTTCGTGTGACACCATCCCAGTAAGACACACTACCTGTGAAGACTTGTCCATGGATATTCACGTTGATGTACAAAACGCTGGTTCTAAAGATGGAAGCCACGTAGTATTCTTGTTTTCTACACCCCCATCCAAGCATCAAAATGATGGTGCTCCAAAGAGGCAGTTGGTCGGATTTGAAAAGGTTCATGTTAATGCAGGAGGCAAAGAAAGAGTGGTGTTCAATGTTGATGTATGCAAGGGCCTCAGTATTGTGGATAAGGCTGGCAATAGCCATCTACCACTCGGTTCGCATCTTCTTCACATAGGCAATTCTCAACACTTCGTCTCTTTGCAAGTAGAAACTTAA